The Pontibacter pudoricolor genome contains a region encoding:
- a CDS encoding bifunctional UDP-N-acetylmuramoyl-tripeptide:D-alanyl-D-alanine ligase/alanine racemase, protein MLTFQELATITKGTVLQFVQAHPVINLLTDSRKLSQPTGTLFFAVTGKFNDGHKYLATLYGQGVRQFIVEKEQDEKGRNYSQLYPEANLLLVKDSLTALQELAAWHRSQFTIPVVGITGSNGKTIVKEWLAQLLSPDEMVVKSPRSYNSQLGVPLSVWQLNGNHTLGIFEAGISLPGEMEKLQSVIQPTIGIFTNIGTAHDEGFTSRQQKVQEKLKLFTNVDVLIYCTDHELLHHEIQARTINAFTWSRQHKADVTINATTAAGHKTIVVYTYHGEKQRLAIPFTDEASIENALHCLAVLLYREVPFAEIQDRLDKLHPVAMRLEMKEAINGCYLIDDTYNNDLAGLSIALQFLGNQPQRGKRTIILSDLLESGLSEEALYGQVAALIKNRGVEKVIGIGPTIGHHKPKFSEAAVFYSSTADFLAQFKADDFRNELILVKGARVFEFERIVHAFQQKVHGTVLEVNLDALVHNLNYYRSKLAPDTKLMVMVKAFAYGSGSFEVANLLQFHRVDYLAVAYADEGVMLRENGIMLPVMVMNPSPDSFAKLRQHNLEPEIYSLELLEQYLKDLPADTSRHRIHLKLDTGMHRLGFTSEDFDALFPLLQQYPQVQVISTFTHLAGADEALHNDFSQMQISNFRTMAAEVEARLNYKVIKHVLNSAGIVRFPEHQLDMVRLGIGLYGVEATGSEQEALKPVSVLKTTVSQVKTIVKGETVGYSRKGIADSDKTIATIAIGYADGYDRRFSNGAGQVIINGKRCPVIGNVCMDMCMVDVTGLNVKAGDGAIIFGPKLTLVDLASRIGTIPYELLTNVSSRVKRIFFSE, encoded by the coding sequence TGTCGCAGCCGACGGGCACCTTGTTTTTTGCAGTAACAGGCAAGTTTAACGACGGGCATAAATACCTGGCAACGCTGTATGGGCAGGGCGTACGGCAGTTTATAGTTGAGAAAGAGCAGGATGAAAAAGGCCGCAACTATAGCCAGCTGTACCCGGAGGCAAACTTGTTGCTGGTAAAGGATAGTTTAACCGCTTTGCAGGAGCTGGCCGCATGGCATCGGTCGCAGTTTACAATTCCTGTAGTTGGTATTACGGGCAGCAATGGCAAAACTATAGTTAAAGAATGGCTGGCCCAGTTGCTGAGCCCCGATGAAATGGTGGTTAAAAGCCCGCGCAGTTACAATTCGCAGCTGGGAGTTCCGCTCTCGGTGTGGCAGCTAAATGGCAACCATACGCTGGGTATCTTTGAAGCCGGTATATCGCTTCCGGGCGAGATGGAGAAACTGCAGTCTGTCATCCAGCCAACTATAGGCATCTTCACAAATATCGGCACTGCCCACGACGAAGGCTTTACATCGCGCCAGCAGAAAGTGCAGGAAAAACTGAAGTTGTTCACTAACGTGGATGTGCTTATTTACTGTACCGACCACGAGCTGCTGCACCACGAAATTCAGGCCCGAACTATAAATGCCTTTACCTGGAGCCGACAGCATAAAGCTGATGTAACTATAAATGCCACTACCGCAGCCGGCCACAAAACGATAGTAGTATACACGTACCATGGCGAAAAGCAACGCCTGGCCATTCCGTTTACCGACGAAGCATCTATAGAAAATGCCTTGCACTGTTTGGCTGTTCTGCTGTACCGCGAGGTGCCTTTTGCCGAAATTCAGGACCGCCTGGATAAACTGCACCCCGTGGCCATGCGACTGGAAATGAAGGAAGCCATTAACGGCTGCTACCTGATTGACGATACCTATAATAATGACCTGGCGGGCCTGTCCATAGCGTTACAATTTCTGGGCAACCAACCGCAACGTGGCAAACGAACTATTATTCTTTCTGATCTGCTCGAGTCCGGTTTGTCAGAAGAAGCTTTGTATGGGCAAGTGGCCGCACTTATAAAAAACCGTGGCGTTGAAAAAGTGATCGGCATCGGCCCAACTATAGGGCATCATAAACCTAAGTTTTCAGAAGCAGCTGTTTTCTATAGTAGCACCGCAGATTTCCTGGCACAGTTTAAAGCCGACGATTTCCGGAACGAGCTGATACTGGTGAAAGGGGCACGTGTGTTCGAGTTTGAGCGTATTGTACATGCGTTTCAGCAGAAAGTACACGGTACCGTGCTGGAAGTGAACCTCGATGCGCTGGTACATAACCTGAACTACTATAGATCTAAACTTGCCCCGGATACTAAACTGATGGTAATGGTAAAAGCCTTTGCCTATGGTAGTGGGAGTTTCGAAGTGGCCAATTTGCTGCAGTTCCACCGCGTAGATTACCTGGCCGTTGCGTATGCCGATGAAGGCGTGATGCTGCGCGAGAACGGAATTATGTTACCGGTTATGGTCATGAACCCCTCGCCGGACAGCTTCGCCAAACTACGGCAGCATAACCTTGAACCTGAAATTTACTCGCTGGAACTGCTTGAGCAATACCTGAAAGACCTTCCTGCTGATACTTCGCGCCACCGCATTCACCTGAAACTGGATACCGGCATGCACCGCCTGGGCTTTACTTCCGAAGACTTTGACGCGCTGTTTCCATTGTTGCAGCAATACCCGCAGGTGCAGGTAATAAGCACGTTCACTCATTTAGCCGGCGCCGACGAAGCCCTGCACAACGATTTTTCGCAGATGCAGATCAGCAACTTCAGAACTATGGCTGCGGAAGTAGAGGCGAGGTTAAACTATAAGGTCATCAAACATGTGCTCAACTCGGCCGGTATCGTTCGTTTCCCGGAGCATCAACTGGATATGGTTCGCCTGGGCATTGGCTTGTACGGCGTAGAGGCAACCGGCTCGGAGCAGGAAGCCCTTAAGCCGGTGAGTGTTCTGAAAACCACCGTATCGCAGGTGAAAACTATAGTTAAAGGAGAAACAGTAGGCTACAGCCGTAAAGGCATCGCCGATTCAGATAAGACCATCGCAACTATAGCTATCGGGTATGCTGATGGTTACGACCGGCGTTTCAGTAACGGAGCCGGCCAGGTGATCATCAACGGAAAACGTTGCCCGGTCATCGGCAATGTGTGTATGGATATGTGTATGGTAGACGTAACCGGACTCAATGTAAAAGCCGGCGACGGAGCAATCATTTTCGGACCGAAGCTAACGCTGGTTGATCTGGCTTCCCGCATCGGAACTATACCTTACGAGCTCCTCACCAATGTAAGTTCCCGCGTAAAACGCATCTTCTTTTCAGAGTAA
- a CDS encoding FeoA family protein yields MQKREEEHIDKKSVRDLKLGECGIICCLKDPDMGLKLLEMGCLPGTQVKLNSRAPLGDPITIIVNDYTLSLRLDEAETIMLK; encoded by the coding sequence GTGCAGAAAAGGGAAGAAGAGCATATCGACAAGAAAAGTGTACGCGACCTTAAATTAGGAGAGTGTGGCATTATTTGCTGCCTTAAAGACCCGGATATGGGCCTGAAGCTCCTGGAAATGGGTTGTTTGCCTGGTACGCAGGTTAAACTGAACAGCCGTGCACCGCTAGGCGATCCAATCACGATCATTGTAAACGACTACACTTTATCGCTGCGCCTCGACGAAGCTGAAACTATAATGCTGAAATAG
- the feoB gene encoding ferrous iron transport protein B produces the protein MTVVAQPEIREASQTTPRSEVARVALVGNPNSGKTSLFNQLTGLNQKVGNFPGVTVDKKTGTCQLSANQKVQIIDLPGTYSLYPKSLDERVIIDLLYDSASAHYPDLVVVTADASNLKRNLLLFTQLADLKIPAILALNMVDVAEQEGVKIDIPALHKGLGVPVIPMNARKGIGIAALKILILQHLEPTPVQFYTIPDALKPVTETIKARFGLASDYLALHYAHQYKSLKFLSAEEAEWIGALLETHEFKSNVAQADETIARYTYINELLLDVVRVERVEKDEKFSNRLDQVLTHKVFGYLIFMGILFLVFQAIFTWASYPMDLIDQGFASLNGLIQDNFSGPLINLLTEGIIAGLGGVMVFIPQIAILFAFIAVLEETGYMARVTFMMDKIMRKFGLNGKSVVPLISGVACAVPAVMSARTIENWKDRMITIFVTPLMSCSARIPVYTVLIALVVPETYYFGFLNLQGLVLMALYLIGFLAAIFSALLLKVILKARERSYFIMEFPVYKMPRWKNVGLTIVEKVKAFVFEAGKVIVAISIILWVLASYGPGNSFEKAEQQAIVEAKQQNLSETELQNLISSHQLEASYAGVIGRTMEPAIEPLGYNWKIGIALLTSFAAREVFVGTMSTIYSIGEEENVSTIKNKLMMEKDKDGEPYFNLARSFSLMVFYLFAMQCVSTLAVVRRETKSWTWPLAQLVYMSGLAYVMAFITYQVLS, from the coding sequence ATGACTGTAGTAGCCCAACCTGAGATTAGAGAAGCGTCGCAGACTACACCCCGGAGTGAGGTTGCACGTGTGGCGTTGGTAGGAAATCCAAACTCAGGAAAAACCTCTTTATTCAATCAGCTTACAGGTCTTAACCAGAAGGTAGGCAATTTTCCGGGCGTTACAGTAGATAAGAAAACAGGTACGTGCCAGCTTAGCGCTAACCAGAAGGTCCAGATCATAGATTTGCCTGGCACCTATAGTTTATACCCGAAGTCGCTGGATGAGCGCGTAATTATAGACCTGCTCTACGATTCAGCTTCTGCCCATTACCCCGATCTTGTTGTAGTTACGGCAGACGCCTCTAACCTGAAGCGTAACCTGCTGCTGTTTACCCAACTCGCCGACCTCAAAATACCTGCTATACTTGCCCTTAATATGGTAGATGTGGCAGAGCAGGAAGGTGTTAAGATAGACATTCCCGCTTTACATAAAGGCTTAGGTGTACCGGTAATACCCATGAATGCCCGCAAAGGGATAGGTATTGCTGCGTTAAAGATCTTGATATTGCAGCACCTGGAGCCTACGCCGGTACAGTTTTATACCATTCCTGATGCGTTGAAGCCTGTAACCGAAACTATAAAAGCCCGCTTCGGCCTTGCTTCAGATTACCTGGCCCTGCATTATGCGCATCAGTACAAGAGCCTGAAATTCTTATCTGCTGAAGAAGCAGAGTGGATTGGTGCTTTACTGGAAACACATGAGTTTAAATCTAACGTAGCCCAGGCCGACGAAACTATAGCCCGCTATACTTATATAAATGAGTTGCTGCTGGATGTAGTGCGTGTGGAGCGCGTAGAGAAAGACGAGAAATTCAGTAACCGTCTCGACCAGGTGCTTACCCATAAAGTTTTCGGCTACCTGATCTTCATGGGTATCCTGTTCCTGGTTTTCCAGGCGATCTTTACCTGGGCCAGCTACCCGATGGACCTGATTGACCAGGGGTTTGCCAGCCTGAACGGGTTGATACAGGATAACTTCAGCGGCCCGCTCATAAACTTATTGACCGAAGGTATTATTGCAGGTTTGGGTGGTGTAATGGTCTTTATACCACAGATCGCAATTCTGTTTGCATTCATAGCCGTGCTGGAAGAGACCGGCTACATGGCCCGCGTTACGTTTATGATGGATAAGATCATGCGTAAGTTCGGCCTGAATGGTAAGAGCGTTGTTCCCTTGATTTCCGGTGTGGCCTGTGCAGTTCCGGCTGTTATGTCGGCCCGAACGATTGAGAACTGGAAAGACAGGATGATCACCATTTTTGTAACGCCACTGATGAGCTGCTCGGCTCGTATCCCGGTTTACACCGTTCTTATTGCCCTTGTTGTTCCTGAAACCTATTACTTCGGATTCCTGAATTTGCAGGGTCTGGTGCTGATGGCCTTGTACCTGATCGGTTTCCTGGCTGCCATTTTCTCTGCGTTATTACTAAAGGTGATCCTGAAAGCCCGCGAGCGCAGCTACTTTATTATGGAGTTTCCTGTATATAAAATGCCCCGCTGGAAAAACGTTGGTTTAACTATAGTTGAGAAAGTAAAAGCATTTGTATTTGAGGCAGGTAAAGTAATTGTTGCGATCTCTATTATATTATGGGTGCTGGCATCGTATGGTCCTGGCAATAGTTTTGAAAAGGCAGAGCAGCAGGCTATAGTTGAAGCTAAGCAACAGAATTTATCAGAAACAGAACTGCAGAACCTGATCAGCTCCCACCAGCTTGAGGCGTCGTATGCCGGTGTTATTGGCAGAACGATGGAGCCGGCTATTGAGCCACTTGGCTACAACTGGAAAATTGGTATAGCTCTGCTTACGTCTTTTGCAGCCCGCGAAGTATTTGTCGGCACCATGTCCACTATCTATAGTATAGGCGAAGAAGAGAATGTGAGCACTATAAAAAATAAACTGATGATGGAGAAGGATAAGGACGGAGAACCTTACTTTAATCTGGCGCGCTCCTTCTCGCTCATGGTCTTTTACTTGTTTGCCATGCAGTGCGTAAGCACCCTGGCCGTAGTGCGCCGCGAAACTAAATCCTGGACCTGGCCTTTGGCCCAGTTAGTATATATGAGTGGCCTGGCATATGTAATGGCATTTATAACATACCAGGTGCTAAGCTAA